The following coding sequences lie in one Methylosinus sp. PW1 genomic window:
- a CDS encoding radical SAM protein, whose amino-acid sequence MAPKRNVRISTIWLAGAVQHCAHACSYCSIGDKAGGRLPLEHFLDFVMRFARLLPRDGDKEVKVHPIVHYSYEYGAEGARRMEPMRRAFGLPTLEQITTGGLRLRDEAQSRAWLRDWRDFGVRTIHATFAGMNETHDSYNGRRGDFDYLWMLQKVAAELGMELGQSLLLTKTTAPRILELVEKLKTLNAPLDHRWVFPPAYMGHGKALEADRIGESERDTLPRELCEMRSPHFATWRSEREWLKELATEQTRQEEVFCNVRLDVSRIQAFETKESSEITKSLIDRARRAYEAIPPLGELAREFGDRTNERIYLHRYEIERLLVDRFLISIPTSFERDLTEL is encoded by the coding sequence ATGGCGCCCAAGCGGAATGTGCGGATATCCACGATCTGGCTCGCCGGCGCCGTCCAGCACTGCGCGCACGCCTGTTCCTACTGCTCGATCGGCGACAAGGCGGGCGGACGCCTTCCTCTTGAACATTTTCTGGATTTTGTCATGCGCTTCGCGCGGCTGTTGCCGCGCGATGGCGACAAGGAAGTGAAGGTTCACCCTATCGTCCACTACTCCTATGAATATGGAGCCGAAGGCGCGCGCCGTATGGAGCCGATGCGGCGCGCCTTCGGCCTCCCCACGCTCGAGCAGATCACGACCGGCGGACTACGGCTTCGTGACGAAGCGCAATCGCGAGCCTGGCTCCGAGACTGGCGCGATTTTGGAGTAAGAACAATTCACGCCACTTTCGCCGGCATGAACGAGACGCACGACAGCTACAATGGCCGCCGCGGCGATTTCGATTATCTTTGGATGTTGCAGAAAGTCGCCGCCGAGCTCGGCATGGAACTCGGGCAGAGCCTGCTGCTGACCAAGACGACAGCGCCGAGAATTTTGGAGCTCGTCGAAAAATTGAAGACGCTGAATGCGCCTCTCGATCATCGCTGGGTCTTTCCCCCGGCCTATATGGGCCATGGCAAGGCTCTCGAAGCCGACCGCATCGGTGAAAGCGAGCGCGACACATTGCCGAGAGAATTGTGCGAGATGCGTTCGCCCCATTTCGCGACTTGGCGCTCCGAACGCGAATGGTTGAAGGAGCTGGCGACGGAACAGACTCGGCAGGAGGAGGTCTTCTGCAACGTGCGTCTCGACGTCTCTCGCATCCAGGCGTTCGAAACGAAGGAGTCATCGGAGATCACGAAATCGCTGATCGACAGGGCGAGACGCGCCTATGAGGCGATTCCGCCGCTCGGCGAGCTCGCGCGAGAATTCGGCGATCGCACGAACGAGCGCATCTATTTGCATCGCTATGAGATCGAACGCCTGCTCGTCGATCGCTTTCTCATATCGATTCCGACGTCTTTCGAACGCGATCTGACGGAGCTCTGA
- a CDS encoding winged helix-turn-helix domain-containing protein — MPAYMFLRLDFASGRNLGPSRTALLEGIDRLGSISAGAREAGMTFRQAWSVVKLMNESFPEPVVEARSRVAGSGASLTPLGKTLVSIYRAMEDDAYHALEKHLVALEGVLGEDHEAVPEIAKWARIRHYGEQMTSRRTTAEAVATNK; from the coding sequence ATGCCTGCCTATATGTTTCTCCGATTGGATTTCGCGTCGGGCCGCAACTTGGGGCCGAGCCGCACGGCGTTGCTCGAAGGAATCGATCGACTCGGCTCGATTTCGGCCGGAGCGCGCGAGGCGGGCATGACGTTTCGTCAGGCTTGGTCTGTGGTGAAACTGATGAATGAGAGCTTTCCAGAACCCGTCGTCGAAGCAAGATCGAGAGTTGCGGGAAGCGGAGCGTCGCTCACACCTCTCGGAAAGACGCTCGTTTCTATCTATCGAGCGATGGAGGATGATGCTTATCATGCGCTCGAGAAGCATCTCGTCGCGTTGGAGGGGGTTCTCGGCGAAGATCATGAAGCCGTTCCGGAAATCGCCAAATGGGCGCGGATTCGGCATTACGGCGAGCAAATGACGTCACGTCGAACGACGGCGGAGGCGGTGGCGACGAACAAATGA
- a CDS encoding ABC transporter ATP-binding protein: MSEPAIALTDLGYFYRPNQWVLHHCDMRVARGRVFALLGPNGRGKTTLLHLLFGALKPCEGSLTVNGRIAFVPQLFEVTFDYTALDMALMGRARKIGLFSQPSRADEAAALAALDRFGMADYAERPFGELSGGQRQLVIFARALVAEADILVLDEPTSALDLENQSLVLERISALARDDGLTIVMTTHHPHHALAVADEALLMRGQADYLCGRAREILTEDNLCSLYRAPLKRIAFEHEGREIETIAPILVPAKTARLRSDEIVGAD; encoded by the coding sequence GTGAGTGAGCCGGCGATCGCCCTTACCGACCTCGGCTATTTCTATCGGCCGAACCAATGGGTGCTGCACCATTGCGACATGCGCGTCGCACGCGGCCGCGTCTTCGCGCTGCTCGGCCCCAATGGCCGGGGCAAGACGACGCTGCTGCATCTCCTCTTCGGCGCGCTGAAGCCCTGCGAGGGCTCCCTTACGGTGAATGGGCGCATCGCCTTCGTGCCGCAGCTCTTCGAGGTCACCTTCGACTATACCGCGCTCGACATGGCGCTGATGGGGCGCGCCCGAAAGATCGGCCTGTTCTCGCAGCCCTCGCGCGCCGACGAGGCGGCGGCGCTCGCCGCGCTCGATCGCTTCGGCATGGCCGATTACGCCGAGCGGCCCTTCGGCGAGCTCTCGGGCGGCCAGCGCCAGCTCGTCATCTTCGCGCGCGCGCTAGTCGCGGAAGCCGATATTCTCGTTCTCGACGAGCCGACATCGGCGCTCGACCTCGAGAACCAGTCGCTGGTACTCGAGCGCATCTCCGCCCTCGCGCGCGACGACGGGCTGACGATCGTGATGACGACGCATCATCCGCATCATGCGTTGGCGGTCGCCGACGAGGCGCTGCTGATGCGCGGGCAAGCCGATTATCTCTGCGGCAGAGCGCGCGAGATTTTGACCGAGGACAATCTCTGCTCGCTCTATCGCGCGCCGCTGAAGCGCATCGCCTTCGAGCACGAAGGTCGCGAGATCGAGACCATCGCGCCGATCCTCGTGCCTGCCAAGACGGCGCGTCTTCGCTCCGACGAGATCGTCGGAGCAGATTGA
- a CDS encoding ABC transporter substrate-binding protein: MRHRRSRGGDGRLQSAGFAVACGLALVIGLLAPKVRPKATRASTSPYVDMLGRAHDFSAPPRRMVFTANILPTFLSLTHSLDRVVGASELGLSSMRAGLLDRVFPQARGLARVGGFDIPNFEETLKLSPDAALGWAAQFRIFEKAPALEFVAFQNSFPLMRSEIGLWRKMAELCGASAIVGPTLARYDADMAAIAASLRGDEKPVSVLAVVANSAKSWVGGSKYYLNERLDLVRGVNVARVGAATATFSLEQLALFDPDVILLQAFPAPLDPRALLDDPAWRLLRAVRASKVYRMPDFPNFLAPVFDPLLVRWLAELLHPGVDAGDMRVAVRLAYHDAFSYDLDDEAIDELLAVEANRRSFGYGRFSSERRASAK; this comes from the coding sequence ATGCGCCATCGGCGATCGAGAGGCGGTGACGGTCGCCTGCAAAGCGCCGGCTTCGCCGTCGCTTGCGGACTCGCTCTCGTCATCGGACTGCTCGCGCCGAAGGTCCGGCCGAAAGCCACGCGCGCCTCGACGTCGCCCTATGTCGACATGCTGGGCCGCGCGCATGATTTTTCCGCGCCGCCGCGCCGCATGGTCTTCACCGCCAATATTCTACCGACCTTTCTGTCATTGACTCACAGCCTCGACAGAGTGGTCGGCGCGAGCGAGCTCGGCCTGTCGTCGATGAGAGCTGGCCTTCTCGATCGAGTATTTCCGCAGGCGAGGGGGCTCGCTCGGGTCGGCGGCTTCGACATCCCGAATTTCGAGGAAACGTTGAAGCTGTCGCCGGACGCGGCGCTCGGCTGGGCGGCGCAATTCCGCATTTTCGAAAAAGCGCCCGCCCTAGAATTCGTCGCCTTCCAGAACAGTTTTCCGCTCATGCGGAGCGAAATCGGGCTGTGGCGCAAAATGGCGGAACTCTGCGGGGCTTCGGCGATCGTCGGCCCCACTCTCGCGCGTTATGACGCGGATATGGCGGCGATCGCGGCGAGCCTGCGCGGCGACGAAAAGCCCGTGAGCGTGCTCGCCGTCGTGGCCAATTCCGCGAAAAGCTGGGTCGGGGGATCGAAATATTATCTCAATGAGCGGCTCGATCTCGTGCGCGGCGTTAATGTCGCGCGTGTCGGCGCGGCGACCGCGACTTTCTCGCTCGAGCAGCTGGCGCTCTTCGATCCGGACGTCATTTTGCTGCAGGCATTTCCTGCGCCGCTCGATCCGCGCGCTCTCCTCGACGATCCCGCCTGGCGGCTGCTCCGTGCGGTTCGCGCCAGCAAAGTCTATCGCATGCCGGATTTCCCGAATTTTCTCGCGCCCGTGTTCGATCCGCTGCTCGTGCGATGGCTGGCCGAGCTGCTGCATCCAGGCGTCGATGCGGGCGATATGCGCGTGGCGGTGCGCCTCGCCTATCATGACGCCTTCAGCTATGATCTCGACGACGAGGCCATCGACGAGTTGCTCGCCGTCGAGGCCAATCGACGCTCCTTCGGCTATGGCCGCTTCTCATCCGAGCGGCGCGCGTCCGCGAAGTGA
- a CDS encoding iron ABC transporter permease, protein MVESLPILLYGLLFLLMLFSLTLGRYPVPFADVARIVFTTFPINAVGDYENAPWVVVEIVRMPRILLVTLCGMGLAMSGAAMQGVFRNPLVGPEIAGVSSGAALGGVAAIMLSWPPLAIVGLAFGSGLGALAAAFALARLTGRASTLALVLSGVIVGGFCGSLVGLLQTLADPLVKLPSIVYWLLGSFAGATYDKVAIVACVTLFAGTALLALRWRINLLSLGETDAAALGVNVEALRWGLMGLVALLVAAQVSVSGGVGWVGLIVPHLARMLVGPEHTRLLPTSACLGGIYLLAMDDIARSATEQEIPIGLLTSAVGTPVFAFLFWKTQSKGWMRE, encoded by the coding sequence ATCGTCGAGAGCCTGCCGATCCTGCTCTATGGTCTGCTCTTTCTGCTGATGCTTTTCTCGCTGACTCTGGGCCGCTATCCCGTGCCTTTCGCGGATGTCGCGCGCATCGTCTTCACCACCTTCCCGATCAACGCCGTCGGCGATTACGAGAACGCCCCCTGGGTCGTCGTCGAGATCGTGCGCATGCCGCGCATTCTGCTTGTCACGCTATGTGGCATGGGGCTCGCGATGTCGGGCGCGGCGATGCAGGGCGTCTTCCGCAATCCGCTCGTCGGGCCAGAGATCGCCGGCGTCTCGTCCGGCGCCGCGCTCGGCGGCGTCGCCGCCATAATGCTGTCCTGGCCGCCGCTCGCCATTGTCGGCCTCGCCTTCGGCTCCGGCCTCGGCGCGCTCGCCGCCGCTTTCGCGCTCGCTCGGCTCACCGGACGCGCCAGCACGCTCGCTCTCGTGCTCTCCGGCGTCATCGTCGGCGGCTTCTGCGGCTCGCTCGTCGGCCTGTTGCAGACGCTCGCCGATCCTTTGGTGAAGCTGCCCTCCATCGTCTATTGGCTGCTCGGCAGCTTCGCCGGCGCCACTTACGACAAAGTGGCGATCGTCGCCTGCGTCACGCTCTTTGCGGGCACGGCGCTGCTCGCCTTGCGCTGGCGCATCAATCTGCTCTCGCTGGGCGAGACCGACGCCGCGGCGCTCGGCGTCAATGTCGAGGCGCTCCGCTGGGGTCTGATGGGCCTCGTGGCCCTGCTCGTCGCCGCGCAGGTCTCCGTCTCGGGCGGCGTCGGCTGGGTCGGGCTCATCGTGCCGCATCTCGCCCGCATGCTGGTCGGGCCGGAGCATACACGCCTCTTGCCGACCTCCGCTTGTCTCGGCGGCATTTATCTCCTCGCCATGGACGATATCGCGCGCAGCGCGACCGAGCAGGAGATTCCGATCGGCCTACTGACCAGCGCGGTCGGCACGCCGGTCTTCGCTTTCCTCTTCTGGAAGACGCAATCGAAAGGCTGGATGCGTGAGTGA
- a CDS encoding nitrogenase component 1, whose amino-acid sequence MTKVANPGMRSLNPLLPKKQKGLAIRWRTGPSAGMVGITPKRSPSAPTPESATAAADYKKDPRGRKPKSERPVEPPRERMSMDRLPEPPTRPHADAGLLRYCTGSFIGESNSGWGANLDMAPLVHGPVGCGVFSQATRFVVPGFVQGVDGFAALHACTDLRAEDMDDDGDARLARALDELKTLFPLARGATILNEDPIALMNANARGVAKIKARALDMQIIPIASESARINCTYVVDTAAALKAAQSREKQARSSARDVALTFYRDAAGLVWIVDRLLRDIGLRPIHVLTGSSSSDLAKASGCKLVIGFSLGQEPPRDLRAGGYAQLLHTWFGAPIQWTCFAGPSATDAALRAVSAHFGPQIQARAERVIAKNRAATDAVVARYRPRLQGKLLLHFKPMTQDQLEPFRLLGMRIGDVTGWTGKTGARRQPRRVCDGETPSAGAVEAYLAEAAPDLVLGLERDEYDWRKRGLPALPLSPLFDRKGNHYWGYDGFARLADALDRHLAAPWRGLLRAPWMAETTPRPPSSGADGRSQSAARKRRDAFEFS is encoded by the coding sequence ATGACGAAGGTCGCCAATCCGGGCATGCGTTCGCTCAACCCACTCCTCCCAAAGAAACAGAAGGGTCTCGCGATCCGATGGCGTACCGGCCCGTCCGCGGGGATGGTCGGAATCACGCCGAAGCGATCGCCATCCGCGCCAACGCCCGAGAGCGCGACCGCCGCGGCCGATTACAAGAAGGATCCGCGCGGCCGCAAGCCCAAGAGCGAGCGGCCGGTCGAACCGCCGCGCGAGCGCATGTCGATGGATCGACTGCCCGAGCCGCCGACGCGGCCCCATGCCGACGCCGGGCTGCTGCGCTATTGCACGGGTTCTTTCATAGGGGAGAGCAATAGCGGCTGGGGCGCCAATCTCGATATGGCGCCACTCGTCCACGGCCCGGTCGGCTGCGGTGTCTTCTCGCAGGCGACGCGGTTCGTCGTGCCAGGATTCGTGCAAGGCGTCGATGGATTCGCGGCGCTGCACGCCTGCACCGATCTGCGCGCCGAGGATATGGACGACGACGGCGACGCGCGTCTCGCCCGCGCGCTCGACGAATTGAAGACGCTGTTTCCGCTGGCGCGTGGCGCGACCATACTGAACGAGGACCCGATCGCTCTGATGAACGCCAATGCGCGCGGCGTCGCCAAGATCAAGGCGCGCGCGCTCGACATGCAGATCATTCCGATCGCAAGCGAATCCGCGCGGATCAACTGCACTTATGTCGTCGACACCGCCGCGGCGCTGAAAGCCGCGCAGAGCCGCGAGAAGCAGGCGCGCTCGAGCGCGCGCGACGTCGCTCTGACCTTTTACCGCGACGCCGCCGGCCTCGTCTGGATCGTCGATCGGCTGCTGCGCGACATCGGCCTGCGGCCGATCCATGTGCTGACAGGCTCCTCCTCGAGCGATCTCGCCAAGGCGAGCGGCTGCAAGCTGGTCATCGGCTTTTCGCTCGGCCAGGAGCCGCCGCGCGACCTGCGCGCGGGTGGCTATGCGCAGCTTCTCCACACTTGGTTCGGCGCGCCGATTCAATGGACCTGCTTCGCGGGGCCTTCGGCGACGGACGCCGCGCTGCGCGCTGTCTCCGCGCATTTCGGCCCGCAGATTCAGGCGCGCGCCGAACGCGTGATCGCGAAAAATCGCGCCGCGACAGATGCTGTCGTCGCGCGCTATCGACCGCGGCTGCAGGGAAAGCTGCTGCTTCATTTCAAGCCCATGACGCAGGATCAGCTCGAGCCCTTCCGGCTGCTCGGCATGCGGATCGGCGATGTCACGGGATGGACGGGCAAGACCGGCGCCCGGCGCCAGCCGCGGCGCGTCTGCGACGGCGAGACGCCGAGCGCCGGCGCTGTCGAAGCCTATCTCGCCGAGGCGGCGCCTGATCTCGTTCTCGGGCTCGAGCGCGACGAATACGATTGGCGCAAGCGCGGCCTCCCCGCGCTGCCTTTATCGCCGCTCTTCGATCGCAAGGGCAATCACTATTGGGGATATGACGGATTCGCGCGATTGGCCGACGCGCTCGACCGCCATCTCGCCGCGCCCTGGCGTGGGCTGCTCCGCGCGCCCTGGATGGCGGAGACCACTCCGAGGCCCCCGTCCTCCGGCGCCGACGGCCGATCGCAATCGGCGGCGCGCAAGCGGCGCGACGCTTTCGAATTTTCATGA
- a CDS encoding TonB-dependent siderophore receptor — protein MGDRAGYGRRRGDRKAIATTPAIGLLCVAAILPSVASDEAHADEATSLPPIDVGASAPPTRDQALQRDGAAGDGYRANLLSSPGFFDQQKILDLPYSFSVVSSDFITNTLSPSGDKALAMTPSVQVTSSDSSGVGARYLSRGFNMTTAIDGFVQSMGNFGSIAVEDKERIEQLSGVSGFLYGATNYQVGGVVNYVTKRPTATPLASITVGNRGGTSGYAHGDFSGPLFGSDRIGYRINVAGQGLGDTAIQNQSIRKGLISGALDFRLTDTTLIQLDYSHQDWKIWGPTLTWDLRGLYVSAPDLSSRGGAPRFSYAEWINNRAGVRWRSDPVSFLSLRGGFQYNDTKENFLYATNLQVANDGSYSQFLNKSIGYDVRDFDGNAFADLKFDLFGTKSTFTTGYSIHDSILLQPASNRQLAYPKGFNLFNDDQSSTAAQNASALAAGLNPNGSGPAYKSWQYRFQSIPFVERLEIGEALTLLMGANYARVTEWDWDTSLGSSTLGQVTGRYSASRMSPSGSIIFKPIPTVSTYFTYQEGLTIGGVASQTYRGLPVSNPGPAPARASKSLEVGAKATIGDMLVTAALFDITRSSSVYALDASGTSYTYSPDGLEAHKGVEIGVSGKLTDNISLFGGGTAMDTKITSQPNNPSLVGQMPSGVSNYLAKLYGEYSVDEIPGLTLTAGFQYYSRQLITNASTGPLLYIPGYAVASLGGRYKFDLYGKQTTFALNIDNLTNHKYWSTPSLPGEPLTVRLSATMHF, from the coding sequence ATGGGAGATCGAGCAGGGTACGGGCGTCGCCGTGGCGACAGGAAGGCGATTGCGACGACGCCCGCGATTGGTCTGCTTTGCGTCGCCGCCATCCTTCCCAGCGTCGCGTCGGACGAGGCGCATGCGGACGAGGCGACGTCGCTCCCTCCGATCGATGTCGGCGCATCGGCGCCGCCTACGCGCGACCAAGCGTTGCAGCGGGACGGCGCGGCCGGCGACGGCTATCGCGCGAACCTGCTATCCAGCCCCGGATTCTTCGATCAGCAGAAGATTCTGGATCTGCCCTACTCCTTCAGCGTCGTTTCTTCCGATTTCATCACCAACACCCTATCGCCGTCCGGCGACAAGGCTCTCGCCATGACGCCCAGCGTTCAGGTGACGTCGAGCGACAGTTCGGGCGTAGGCGCGCGCTATCTTTCGCGCGGCTTCAACATGACGACGGCGATCGACGGATTCGTGCAGAGCATGGGAAATTTCGGCTCGATCGCGGTGGAGGACAAGGAGCGCATCGAGCAATTGTCCGGAGTGTCCGGCTTCCTCTATGGCGCGACCAATTATCAGGTCGGCGGCGTCGTGAATTACGTGACCAAGCGACCGACCGCGACGCCGCTCGCATCGATCACCGTCGGCAACCGCGGCGGGACGAGCGGTTATGCGCACGGAGACTTCTCCGGGCCCCTCTTCGGCTCCGACAGGATCGGCTATCGCATCAACGTCGCCGGCCAGGGACTCGGAGACACTGCGATCCAGAATCAATCCATCCGAAAAGGGCTGATCAGCGGCGCGCTCGATTTCAGATTGACCGATACGACGCTCATACAGCTCGATTATTCGCATCAGGATTGGAAGATATGGGGCCCGACGCTGACTTGGGATCTCAGGGGGCTCTATGTCTCGGCGCCGGACCTTTCGTCGCGAGGAGGCGCGCCACGCTTTTCCTACGCCGAATGGATCAACAATCGCGCTGGCGTGCGCTGGCGCTCCGACCCCGTCTCGTTCCTGAGCCTGCGCGGCGGATTCCAATACAACGACACAAAAGAAAATTTTCTCTACGCGACGAATCTGCAAGTCGCCAATGACGGCTCCTATTCGCAGTTCCTGAACAAATCCATCGGCTATGACGTGAGGGACTTCGACGGCAACGCCTTCGCCGATCTGAAGTTCGATCTCTTCGGAACGAAGAGCACCTTCACGACGGGCTATTCGATCCATGACAGCATATTGCTGCAGCCGGCGAGCAATCGGCAGCTCGCCTACCCAAAGGGTTTCAATCTTTTCAATGATGACCAGTCGTCCACGGCCGCTCAAAACGCATCGGCCCTCGCGGCTGGGCTCAACCCGAATGGAAGCGGCCCCGCCTACAAATCGTGGCAATATCGATTTCAGTCCATTCCTTTCGTCGAGCGGCTCGAGATCGGCGAAGCTCTCACACTCTTGATGGGAGCGAATTATGCGCGCGTCACGGAATGGGATTGGGACACTAGCCTCGGCAGCAGCACGCTCGGCCAAGTGACGGGTCGCTACTCGGCCTCACGGATGAGTCCGAGCGGGTCGATCATTTTCAAGCCGATTCCCACCGTGTCGACCTATTTCACCTATCAAGAAGGGCTGACGATCGGCGGCGTCGCATCGCAGACCTATCGGGGACTTCCTGTCAGCAATCCAGGCCCTGCGCCGGCGCGCGCCAGCAAGTCCTTGGAGGTCGGAGCGAAGGCGACGATCGGCGATATGCTGGTCACCGCGGCGTTGTTCGACATCACGCGCTCGAGTTCCGTCTATGCCCTCGATGCGTCGGGAACATCCTATACTTATTCTCCCGATGGACTCGAAGCCCACAAGGGCGTCGAGATCGGCGTCTCCGGCAAGCTCACCGACAATATCTCCTTATTCGGTGGCGGAACTGCAATGGATACGAAGATCACGAGCCAGCCCAACAATCCGTCGCTCGTCGGGCAAATGCCATCCGGCGTCTCCAATTATTTGGCAAAGCTCTACGGCGAATATAGTGTGGACGAAATTCCGGGCCTCACTCTCACGGCCGGCTTCCAATATTACAGCCGTCAGCTGATCACCAATGCGTCGACCGGGCCGCTACTCTATATCCCTGGCTACGCCGTCGCCAGCCTCGGCGGCCGCTACAAGTTCGATCTCTACGGCAAGCAAACGACTTTCGCTCTCAATATCGACAACCTCACCAACCACAAATATTGGTCGACGCCCAGCCTGCCAGGCGAACCACTCACCGTACGCCTTTCGGCGACGATGCATTTTTGA
- a CDS encoding TonB-dependent siderophore receptor: protein MNAFDLKAKIARRPAMTTLASGVALIVGLDHAAAQEATPLPPITITSDRGEPAAEGSEAAGYKPSKVSNLGPLGAKAILDTPYSVNVLSADLLENLQAWKPDDIFKVSPVIQLRTTTARGASPNFKIRGFAFANSSGRAEDGLRTQNLAINPLEDKERVEIYTGLTSFLYGPNNVGGLMNYVYKRPTDKPLADVTIGNYGGLSPYLHGDFGGPIDKDGQFSYRLNIVGQTGDAPVDQQSVKRDVLTAALAWRPVQDMSFTFIASHMDFDVRGSDPFWSFATNSDGSSKVRHPGAPLPTKYYGQPLSAFDTQRDRVGLDFKWKIDDVFTARAAYSYNMNMTRNNFYTNNSVSNLNLTYSQTTAHNSNSREFGNSGYAFVDAVFDTGFIHHKVTAGFYGDDYRSTRDPESFNSWTINGLPYATPLYFAAPGWYSSTVGPNRTSGYNNEKNVILGDEIKFDEHWSLLVGGNYTWVHGTNFNVTTGAVTSAYDQSRLSPSASLIFKPLDWISTYATYSESLQGGQVVPSSGTPVYTNGGQTLSPYVGREYEIGAKADVDGLLLTAAFFQIEQALQYARYNGNSTYTYVQDGRQRNRGVELTVTGNLYEGLRIFGGVTLLDPRVTQSNTSATAPTINGKVPTDIARTEGKVTLEYDLPFLPGVTLTGGYYFTGQQAVDRLNTEYLPSFATQDVGFRYRTSEFFGRKLPLGQELVLRFNVSNVANKDYWIASNYVGSPRTFAVSAQLKF, encoded by the coding sequence ATGAACGCATTCGACCTGAAGGCCAAGATCGCTCGACGCCCGGCGATGACGACTCTCGCCTCCGGCGTCGCGCTGATCGTCGGCCTCGATCACGCCGCCGCGCAGGAGGCGACGCCGTTGCCGCCGATCACCATCACCTCCGATCGCGGCGAGCCCGCCGCGGAGGGGAGCGAAGCCGCAGGCTATAAGCCGAGCAAAGTGAGTAATCTCGGTCCGCTCGGCGCCAAGGCCATTCTCGACACGCCTTATTCGGTCAATGTTCTCTCCGCCGATCTCCTTGAAAATCTACAGGCATGGAAGCCGGACGACATCTTCAAGGTCAGCCCCGTCATTCAGCTGCGCACGACGACGGCCCGCGGCGCCTCGCCGAATTTTAAAATTCGCGGCTTCGCTTTCGCCAATAGCTCGGGACGCGCGGAAGACGGCTTGCGCACGCAAAATCTCGCGATCAACCCGCTCGAGGACAAGGAGCGGGTGGAGATCTACACCGGCCTCACCAGCTTTCTCTATGGCCCGAACAATGTCGGCGGGCTGATGAACTACGTCTACAAGCGACCGACGGATAAGCCGCTCGCCGATGTCACCATCGGCAACTACGGCGGCTTGTCGCCCTATCTGCATGGCGATTTCGGCGGGCCGATCGACAAGGATGGGCAATTCTCCTATCGGCTCAATATCGTCGGCCAGACCGGCGACGCGCCAGTCGACCAGCAGAGCGTGAAGCGCGACGTTCTCACCGCCGCTCTTGCGTGGCGCCCGGTTCAGGACATGTCCTTCACCTTCATCGCCTCGCATATGGATTTCGATGTGCGCGGCTCCGATCCATTCTGGAGCTTCGCGACCAATTCCGATGGCTCCAGCAAGGTGCGCCATCCGGGCGCGCCCCTCCCGACGAAATATTACGGTCAACCTCTCTCCGCCTTCGACACGCAGCGCGATCGCGTCGGTCTCGATTTCAAATGGAAGATCGACGACGTCTTCACCGCGCGCGCGGCCTATTCTTATAATATGAATATGACGCGCAATAATTTCTATACGAATAACTCCGTCTCCAATCTCAATCTCACTTACAGTCAGACCACCGCGCATAATTCCAACTCGCGCGAGTTCGGCAATTCCGGCTACGCTTTCGTCGACGCCGTCTTCGACACGGGCTTCATCCATCACAAGGTGACGGCTGGATTCTACGGCGACGATTATCGCTCCACGCGCGATCCGGAGAGCTTCAATTCCTGGACGATCAACGGCCTGCCCTATGCGACGCCGCTCTATTTCGCCGCGCCCGGCTGGTATTCGTCGACCGTCGGGCCGAACAGGACGTCGGGCTACAATAATGAGAAGAACGTCATTCTCGGCGACGAGATCAAATTCGACGAGCATTGGTCGCTGCTCGTCGGCGGCAATTACACCTGGGTGCACGGCACGAATTTCAATGTCACGACCGGCGCCGTGACCTCCGCCTATGACCAGAGCCGGCTCTCGCCGAGCGCATCCTTGATCTTCAAGCCGCTCGACTGGATCTCGACCTATGCGACCTATAGCGAATCGCTGCAGGGCGGCCAGGTCGTGCCGAGCAGCGGAACGCCGGTCTACACCAATGGCGGCCAGACGCTCTCGCCCTACGTCGGCCGTGAATATGAGATCGGCGCCAAGGCCGACGTCGATGGCCTGCTGCTCACCGCGGCCTTTTTCCAGATCGAGCAGGCGCTGCAATATGCGCGCTACAACGGCAACAGCACTTATACTTATGTGCAGGACGGCCGGCAGCGCAATCGCGGCGTCGAGCTCACCGTCACTGGCAATCTCTATGAAGGGTTGCGCATCTTCGGCGGCGTGACGCTGCTCGACCCGCGCGTCACGCAGAGCAATACGTCTGCGACGGCGCCCACCATCAACGGCAAAGTCCCGACCGACATTGCGCGCACCGAAGGAAAGGTCACATTGGAATATGATCTTCCTTTCCTGCCGGGCGTCACGCTGACGGGCGGCTATTATTTTACCGGCCAGCAGGCGGTCGATCGCCTCAACACGGAATATCTGCCCTCCTTCGCCACGCAGGATGTCGGCTTCCGCTATCGCACCTCCGAATTCTTTGGTCGGAAATTGCCGCTCGGACAGGAGCTCGTGCTGCGTTTCAATGTCTCCAATGTGGCGAACAAGGACTATTGGATCGCCTCCAATTATGTCGGCTCGCCGCGCACCTTCGCCGTGTCGGCGCAGCTCAAATTCTGA